The Bacteroides acidifaciens genome includes a region encoding these proteins:
- a CDS encoding FAD-dependent oxidoreductase, with product MKQYDAIIIGFGKAGKTLAAELSNRGWQVAVIERSDMMYGGACPNIACIPTKTLIHEAGISSLLYHEDFPKLASMYKQAVARKNRLTSFLRGNNYERLSKHPNVTVYTGTASFISANTLKVTLPDGNIELQGKEIFINTGSTPIIPAIDGLKESQHVYTSTTLLDTSVLPKHLIIVGGGYIGLEFASMYAGFGSKVTILESGNRFMPRNDQDIAKSVREVMERKGIEIHLNARAQSIHDTNDGVTLTYSDVSDGTPYFVDGDAILIATGRKPMIEGLNLQAAGVEVDAHGAIVVNDQLRTTVPHVWAMGDVKGGPQFTYLSLDDFRIIRNQLFGDKKRDIGDRDPVQYAVFIDPPLAHIGLTEEEALKRGYSFKVSRLPATSVVRSRTLQQTDGMLKTIVNSHSGKIMGCTLFCADAPEIINIVAMAMKTGQDAAFLRDFIFTHPSMSEGLNQLFDV from the coding sequence ATGAAACAATATGACGCAATTATTATAGGGTTCGGCAAGGCAGGAAAAACACTGGCTGCCGAACTTTCAAACAGAGGATGGCAGGTTGCCGTCATCGAACGCTCCGATATGATGTATGGGGGGGCTTGTCCGAACATTGCTTGTATCCCAACAAAAACTCTGATACACGAAGCCGGAATTTCTTCCCTACTGTATCACGAGGATTTCCCGAAACTGGCAAGCATGTATAAACAGGCTGTTGCCCGTAAAAACCGTCTGACCTCTTTTCTTAGAGGAAACAATTACGAAAGATTAAGCAAACATCCGAACGTGACTGTCTACACAGGGACAGCTTCCTTCATATCTGCCAATACCCTGAAAGTGACACTCCCTGACGGGAATATAGAACTGCAAGGGAAAGAGATTTTCATCAATACCGGTTCTACTCCCATTATTCCGGCAATCGACGGGCTCAAGGAAAGCCAGCATGTGTACACCAGTACCACTCTTCTAGATACGAGCGTCCTGCCCAAACACTTGATTATCGTTGGCGGTGGGTATATCGGACTGGAATTTGCTTCGATGTATGCCGGATTCGGCAGTAAAGTGACTATCCTTGAAAGCGGCAACCGGTTCATGCCCCGCAACGACCAGGATATTGCCAAAAGCGTCAGAGAGGTGATGGAAAGAAAAGGCATAGAGATTCATCTCAATGCCCGTGCACAATCTATCCATGATACGAATGACGGTGTGACACTGACCTATTCGGATGTGTCCGACGGAACCCCTTACTTTGTGGACGGTGACGCTATCCTTATCGCTACCGGACGGAAACCTATGATTGAAGGATTGAACCTGCAAGCAGCAGGCGTGGAAGTGGATGCCCACGGAGCTATCGTGGTAAACGACCAGTTGCGCACTACCGTCCCTCATGTATGGGCAATGGGCGATGTGAAAGGCGGTCCGCAATTCACTTATCTTTCATTGGACGACTTCCGGATTATCCGCAACCAGCTCTTCGGAGATAAAAAACGGGATATCGGCGACCGTGACCCTGTTCAGTATGCAGTATTTATCGACCCGCCGCTGGCTCACATCGGTCTCACTGAAGAAGAAGCACTGAAAAGAGGTTATTCCTTTAAAGTTTCTCGCTTACCGGCCACTTCCGTAGTCCGTTCGCGCACATTGCAACAGACGGACGGTATGCTAAAAACTATTGTGAACAGCCACAGCGGAAAGATTATGGGATGCACGCTGTTTTGTGCCGATGCCCCCGAGATTATCAACATCGTAGCTATGGCTATGAAAACCGGGCAAGATGCTGCTTTTCTACGCGATTTCATCTTTACTCATCCGAGTATGAGTGAGGGATTAAATCAACTATTTGATGTATAA
- a CDS encoding AraC family transcriptional regulator: MLQQYHTKLKGTLALTDSYLTEKALQKEKGLYKFIWVRNGNITVEIDHQEMVLAKDEVISLTHLQHLEFKSIDGDYLTLLFNSNFYCIYGNDHEVSCSGFLFNGSSHLIRFTLNEKERRELDAITTALANEFTVSDSLQEEMLRILLKRFIIQCTRIARHRMNITREKESGFEIIRQYYNLVDEHYRTKKQVQDYADMLHKSPKTLSNIFSTCKLPSPLRVIHERVEAEAKRLLLYSNKSAKEIADILGFEDQASFSRFFKNMTGQSAVQFRNTQEGKS, encoded by the coding sequence ATGTTACAGCAATATCACACAAAACTAAAAGGAACGCTCGCGCTTACGGATTCATACCTGACGGAGAAAGCATTGCAAAAGGAAAAAGGACTTTATAAGTTTATATGGGTACGCAACGGAAACATCACGGTAGAGATAGACCATCAGGAAATGGTACTTGCCAAAGATGAAGTGATTTCACTGACCCACCTGCAACATCTCGAATTCAAATCAATCGACGGCGATTACCTGACTTTACTGTTTAACAGTAATTTCTACTGTATTTATGGTAACGACCATGAGGTATCATGCAGCGGCTTCCTCTTCAACGGTTCGTCCCATCTCATCCGTTTCACGCTGAATGAGAAAGAGCGCAGAGAACTGGATGCCATCACCACAGCATTAGCAAACGAATTCACCGTTTCCGACAGTTTGCAGGAAGAGATGCTGCGCATATTGCTGAAAAGGTTCATCATCCAGTGTACCCGGATTGCACGCCATCGCATGAATATTACTCGTGAAAAAGAATCCGGTTTCGAGATTATACGCCAGTACTATAATCTCGTTGACGAACATTACCGGACGAAGAAGCAGGTGCAGGATTATGCCGACATGCTGCATAAGTCGCCCAAGACACTGTCGAATATCTTTTCCACTTGCAAACTGCCCTCTCCGCTCCGTGTGATTCACGAACGGGTGGAAGCGGAAGCCAAGCGCCTCTTGCTTTACAGTAACAAAAGCGCCAAAGAAATTGCCGATATTCTGGGATTCGAAGACCAAGCTTCTTTCAGCCGTTTCTTCAAAAATATGACGGGACAGAGCGCCGTACAATTCAGAAATACGCAGGAAGGGAAGAGTTGA
- a CDS encoding cytidine deaminase, whose amino-acid sequence MKDLIITAVIKVYQYNELNEADRALMKTAMDATARSYAPYSRFSVGAAALLGNGTVVTGTNQENAAYPSGLCAERTTLFYANSQYPDQPVITLAIAARTEKDFIDNPIPPCGACRQVILETEKRYGHPIRILLYGKECIYEIKSIGDLLPLSFDASAMED is encoded by the coding sequence ATGAAAGACCTCATAATTACCGCAGTTATCAAAGTATATCAATATAATGAGTTGAATGAAGCCGACCGGGCACTTATGAAAACAGCCATGGATGCAACAGCACGCAGTTACGCCCCTTATTCCCGTTTCTCGGTAGGGGCTGCCGCACTGTTAGGCAACGGCACCGTGGTAACAGGAACGAATCAGGAAAATGCCGCCTACCCGTCGGGACTTTGCGCGGAACGCACAACCCTATTCTACGCCAATTCCCAATACCCCGACCAACCGGTCATTACCCTTGCCATTGCCGCAAGAACCGAAAAGGACTTTATAGACAACCCGATTCCGCCCTGTGGTGCTTGCCGCCAGGTAATTTTGGAAACGGAAAAGAGATATGGACACCCCATCCGTATCTTGCTCTACGGCAAAGAGTGTATTTACGAAATTAAAAGTATAGGTGATTTATTGCCGTTATCATTTGACGCATCAGCAATGGAGGATTAG
- a CDS encoding glucosaminidase domain-containing protein — translation MENKLHRLVFLTIVFFFAIGVQAQKRNARYTEYINKYSDLAVEQMKLHKIPASITLAQGLLESGAGYSQLARKSNNHFGIKCGSSWRGRTVRHDDDARNECFRAYKHPRDSYEDHSDFLRRGARYAFLFKLDITDYKGWARGLKKAGYATDPSYANRLITIIEDYDLYKYDRKGVYSERKLRKNPWLMNPHQIYIANDIAYVVARSGDTFQDLGKELDISWKKLVKYNDLHREYTLMPGDIIYLKSKKKKASKPHTVYIVRDGDSMHGISQKYGIRLKNLYKMNRKDGDYVPEVGDRLRLR, via the coding sequence ATGGAGAACAAATTACATAGGCTTGTCTTTTTAACTATCGTATTCTTTTTTGCCATAGGAGTGCAAGCACAGAAACGGAACGCCCGTTATACCGAATATATAAATAAGTATAGTGACCTGGCTGTCGAACAAATGAAGCTTCATAAGATTCCCGCCAGTATCACGCTGGCGCAGGGACTGCTGGAAAGTGGTGCGGGATACAGCCAGTTGGCACGGAAAAGCAACAATCATTTCGGTATCAAATGCGGTAGTAGCTGGCGAGGACGTACGGTTCGCCATGACGATGACGCGCGCAACGAATGTTTCCGTGCCTACAAGCATCCGCGTGACTCCTACGAAGACCATTCCGATTTTCTCAGAAGAGGCGCCCGTTATGCTTTTCTTTTCAAACTGGACATTACCGACTATAAAGGCTGGGCACGCGGACTGAAAAAAGCGGGTTATGCCACCGACCCTTCCTATGCCAATCGTCTGATTACGATTATTGAAGATTACGACTTGTATAAATATGACCGCAAAGGCGTTTACTCGGAACGCAAGTTGCGGAAGAACCCTTGGCTGATGAATCCGCACCAGATTTACATTGCCAATGACATAGCTTATGTCGTTGCCCGTAGTGGGGATACTTTTCAGGATTTAGGGAAGGAACTGGACATTAGCTGGAAAAAGCTCGTGAAGTATAACGACTTGCATCGTGAATATACATTAATGCCGGGAGATATCATCTATCTGAAATCCAAAAAGAAGAAAGCTTCCAAACCTCATACCGTATATATCGTAAGAGACGGTGATTCCATGCACGGCATCTCCCAGAAATATGGTATCCGTCTGAAGAATCTGTATAAGATGAACCGCAAGGACGGTGACTATGTTCCGGAAGTGGGAGACAGGCTGCGCTTGCGATAA